TATCAAGGTATTTAATTTGGGATCGTTTATCCATATATTATTTTATAATCTTTTACGCTTCTATCTGCCCAGGCTTTTGTAATCTCGTCGGTTAGTATCGCATATTCTAATCCTTCTTTCATTTCCCGTTCTTGCCATTCATCGGTTAATTCTTTGCGTACTTCAATACTTTTTAAGCGTTGATTTATCCATTCTTTGCTGTATCCTTTTTGCAAATATGTTTTCATCGCCCTATTAAAAGCTAGTTCTGGATCTGCTGTTTCTTCTATCCGTTCATAGCCAACCTTAGCCAGCCATAATTTAAAAGGTTCTGCTTTTGGGGAAGGGATTGATTGGACTACACGGAGCAAATCTTCTGTGGAAAAACAGTCTGTTGCATATTTCTTTCCATCAGAAGCTACAAATTTCAGTTGTACGATTTTCTCGTACACCTCACCGCCTTCATCTTTCAACTTATTCTTTAAATCACTCCAATATCGTTTCGGAATAGTAGAATCAACTAAGACTCCTATTACATCAATAACAGAGAAATACCAAGTTTCTTTTTTTTCATTATAAAAACGGCGTACTTGCTTTTGGTTAAATAAGACTATTGAATTTGATTTTTTCATAATGTAGTACTTGATTTAAAGTATACCAATCAAAAATAGTTTAACAACTATTCCCCGCCACATAGCCAGTTGTCCAGCAAAGCTGGAGGCTGTAGCCGCCGGAGGGGCGGTTTATGTTTAATACATCGCCCACCAAATAAAGCTGGGGCAATATGCGCGATTGCATCGTTTTAAAATCAACCTCGCTTAATATTACTCCACCACTAGAAACCGCCGCTTTATCTTTGCCTAATAATCCATCTACATTTAAAATAACAGCTTTTAAAAGCGAAACAAGTGTTTTGCGTTCGGCTGTTTTTACACTGTGGTTAAATGTCTCGCCGTCTATGACGGAAAGCATAAGGATAGGTTCTACCATGGCTGGTTTAACCAGCATAGAAAGTGTGTTTTTAATTTTTTTATTGCTTTGTTCGGTTAAAATGGTTTGGAGTTTTTGTTTTAAAGCAGATTGGTCTAGGTTTGGGAATAAATCGAGTTTTATGGTTACATCCGCTTTTTCGGCGTAATCGGCACCTTCGCCTGTGTTTAAAAGTTCGCCAACTTCGCTACTCATATTTAAAACAGTTGGCCCGCTTATGCCAACGTGTGTAAACAAAAGTTTGCCTTCTTTTGCAAAACATTTCTCTATTCCTTTATATACAGTCATTTTTACGTTATCCAAAGTTACACCGGCTAATCTTTTTACCCATTCGTCTTTAAGTGTAATTGGTACAAGCGCTACATCGTTTTCTTTTACAGTGTGCCCCAAATCTTTAAGCCATTTAAAACCTTCGCCGGTAGAACCTGTTTCTGGGCGAGATGTTCCGCCAGTTGCCACAATGCATTTGTGGGCGTGGATTATAGATTTATCGGCAAGGGTTATAGAAAATTGTTTTAAATTTTGATCAAAACTTATTTTTGTAACTGCGGAATTAGTTTTAACTTTTACTCCTGCATTTTTTATATATTTAACTAAAACATTTAAAACAGTTTCAGCTTTGTTAGAAACCGGAAACATTCTGCCTTCGTTTTCTTCTTTCATCTGCATACCTTTTTTACCAAAAAAAACTATTGTTTCGGTTACGCCAAATTGAGAAAACGCCGAAAACAAAAATTTATCGCTTTCTTTATATTTAGCTAATATTTCGCGGATATTGGGCTTGTTGTTGGTTACGTTGCACCTGCCACCGCCTGTAATTAAAAGTTTTTTGCCAAGAGTTTGGTTTTTTTCTAACAGTAAAACGCTTTTGTCTTTTTCGGCAGCTCGCCCAGCCGCCATCATACCAGCCGGCCCTCCGCCGATTACTACTACATCAATTGGTTCATTAGATTTCATTAAATATATTAAACCACAATATTAACATACTGACATACTTGAGATTGTTGGTATGTTATCGTTCTAAATCCAGAACTTCGTCTATGCGTATCTGCGCCACAAATTCTGGAACGTGACTAACTAAAACCATCGCGCCTTCGTAATCATTAAGGGCTTTAGCAATTATGGGTAAATGCCTAAAGTTTATGTGGTTGGTAGGTTCGTCTAATATAAGTAAGCCTGGGCGTTCTAAAACCAAACGGGCAAATGCCACTAAACCTTTTTGCCCTTCGGATAGTGTTCCAATTTTACTGTGCATATGTTCGCGAGTAATTAAAAAACCGGCCGCAATAGAACGAAGTTCCTCTTGGCTGGTTTCGTGTGTGGTAACAGCAGAAAGAGATTCGTAAACTGTATCGTTAAAATTAAGTGTAGAAAAATCTTGGCGGTAGTAGCCTACTTTTACACCACTCGCAATTTTAGCGCCTTTGGCTTTACCCGAAGCTAAACATTCTAGTAACGTACTTTTACCAATTCCGTTTGGCCCTTTTAAAAGCAGATGCGTTTTCTTTTTTAAAGAAATTTCTACTTTTTTCTCTACAACTTTATGATTAATTATTATACCAAGCGAAGTTATGGCAAGCGCTTCGCCCACAAAATCGGTTTGGTTAGGAATAGTAAAAGGCCTAATGGTTTTATCTTCTTTACGCACATCTACCATTTCGTCTTCCATTTCGGCAGCTTTTTCGCGCATACGTTTGGCTAACAAACGTAATTGGCCACCTTTGTTGGCAAAGAAGTTAGATTTGTCTTTGTTTTCTTGAATCTGTTTGGCTAACTGTGCATTTTTTCGGTTTTCTTTTTCTATGCGGGCAGTAATATCTTTTAAAGCATCGTTGTAGTTACCCACATACCATTCTAATTTTTGGGTATGAAGATCTAAGTATAAAACACCTTCGGTAAACGAATTTAAAAAATCGGCATCGTGCGAAATAACAATACAGGTTTTTTGATATTCAATTAAAAATTTTGTTAAATGTTCAATACCTTGTTTGTCTAAATTGTTGGTAGGTTCGTCTAAAAGTAAAAGATCTGGATTTTGAATAAGGGCAAAAGCCAAAAGAAGCCTAGCTTGCTGACCACCAGAGAATGTTTTTATAACTTTATCGTGTTTTGCCGTAAGGTTAACTGCTTCTAAAACTGCATCTATTTTTGGGTCGATGTCGTAAACTTTTTTTGGGAAAGCTTTGGCAAAAAATTCGGTTACGGTTAAATCGAGTTCGTTTCTAGAAATAACTTGGCGTGCGATAGCAATAGAAAGATTAGGCGAAATTATTACACTGCCACTTTCGGCTTTATATGTGCCAGTAATTAAACCGAAGATTGTGCTTTTACCTGCGCCGTTTTGACCCATTAGCGTTATTTTGGCTCCACGACGCACCGAAAAAGTCGCCTCGTCTAGAAGGCGCTTACCATAGGAATGTTCGAACGAAACCTCGTCGAACCTTAGTATTACTTCGTCTCGAGCCATAGTACTTTACAGAATAGCGTATTTATTACTTAAAAACAAACTCCGCAATTTAAACTTGCGGAGTTTGTTTGGGCTAACTGTAATTTCTTTGTCGATTACTTATCCATTATATCTTTCATTGAAGCACTGCTTTCTGTTGCTTTTTCGTTTTCTTTAACATATTTTTCTCCAACAGCTTGCAAATCTTTACCTTTTTCAATTGCGGTTTCATCTTTATACTTCATTCCCATTTCTTGCATTACTGTTCCGCTTGTTTTCATCATTTCCGCCATTTTTTGAATACTACCCGATTGTTCTTTCATCATACTGATTGAATCTTGCAATTTTTTATCTTGCATACCACCATTAGAACCTCTGATTGTATAACCTATACCACCAGCAACTACGGCAATTATTATAATTATTATTACGTTTTTCATTTTATTATTTTTATTTTAATTAATTATTAACTACATTACACGATTACACAAACACAAATATTAACAGGCGGTTCACGCGAAAAATTATTATGTTTCATTTTGATTTATTTTAAGTTTTATTAGAATCCTGATGATTCATATCTTTTATACTGTTGTGTTGCAGCTTTTTTGCCAAAGCGATAAAACAAGGCAGGGGTTAGAAAAAGCGAAATAATAGTAGAAGATACAAGCCCCCCAAATATTACTACCGCTAGCGGATGAAGCATTTCTTTGCCTGGATCGTGCCCAGAAATTAAAATTGGCACAAGAGCTAAAGCTGTTACTAACGATGTCATTAAAACTGGCACAACTCTGTCTAGTGTTGCTTTTACAATTGTTTCGGGCGCAAAAGGTAGACCTTCTTTTTGCACCAAAGTTAAGCTACGTCCTATAAGCATTATTCCGTTTCTAGAAACAATTCCTGCTAGCGAAATAAACCCAACCATATGCGCAAGATTCACCGATCCACCTGTAAGCCAAATTCCAACCATTCCGCCAATTAAAACCGTTGGAATATTGGTCATAATCAAAAGCGCAATTGGTATTGATCTAAAGGCGTGATATAGCACGCCAAAAATCATTATAATGCCAACAATAAATACCAAGGCTAACCTTTGTGAACTTTCTTTTTGGCTTTTATAATTTCCTTCAAAAGAAAGTGTGGTGCCCACAGGAAGTTTTTGTGATTCAATTGCGGTTTTTGCTTTATCAACCGCTCCCACCACATCGGAACCTTGATAATTTGCAGAAACCACAAGAACTCTTTTACCGCCTTCATGATCTAAACTATTTCGACCGCCTTCAATTCGAACATCACCTATACTTCCCAACGATTCCGCTCCTTTAAAAGGAAGAGACAAATCGCGGATAGATTCCATAGAGCCTTTAGATTCTGCGTCAAAATACGACACAACATTTACAGACGCAGCCCCAAGACGAACTTGGCCAAGCTTATCGCCCATTAATCCCATTTCAATATCGCTGGCAACCGAACCAGGAGAAAGACCATATTCTGCTAGACGGTTTTGATCAACATAAATTCGAAATTCTGGAACAACTGTATTTTGTTGAATACGCGCATTCGAAATTCCTTTTTGTTTTTTTAATTCGGCCACAACTTGTTTAGCGGCGCGTTCCATATTTGCAGGATCATCGCCAAAAACTTTTACAACGATTGGCGCACGCACACCAGAAATTAACATTTCTACTCGGTGGGTTATGGGTTGCCCTAAACTAAAATCTGCACTGCCGAATTTATCTAGTATTGCTTGAACATTACTAAAAATTCTTTTGTATTCTTTTTCAGAACCAGTTTTAATAGCTATTTGTAGTTCGCTAGAATTAGCACTTCCGCCATGAGGGTCTGCCGGAGCACGACCAGCAATATGACTAACTTGGCGAATACCTTCTACCTTAAGAAGTGCGTTCTCAAGTTTTGTAACATATTCATTTGTTGTAGAAAGAGCGGTGCCTGGCGGTAAAAAAATCATTGCCACCATAGAGCCTTCATTAAAAGGAGGAATTCCTTCTTTGCCAGCAAAAAAATACATACCCACAGTAAGAAGCAAAACAATAATTATTGCGCCACCCATACTTTTTACATTCTTAATACACCAATATATCCATGGAGTTATACGTTCTTTAATTTTTTGAACTATTTTTGTTTCTTTTTCGTGCCCTGCTAGAGCTTTATCGTTAAGCAAAAGAGCAGATAAAACCGGAGTCACTGTAAGCGATACCACCATAGATGCCACAAGAGAAACAAGATAGGCAGAACCAAGAGCAATAATGAGCCTGCCTTCTATGCCCGGCATTAGGAATATTGGAAAGAATACAACAGCTACAAGAATGGTTGCGTAAACAATTGAATTTCTAACTTCTTGTGAAGCTTGTAAAACAATATCTTCACGATTTTCTTTTTTACCGCCCGATACCCAAACACGCAGTCGATGAAAAATATTTTCCACATCAACAATAGCGTCATCAACAAGTTCGCCCACAGCGACTGCGATACCACCCAGCGTCATAACATTTACCGAAAAACCAAAATATTTAAACACTATGGCTGTAGCAAGAATAGATAAAGGAATTGCTGTAAGAGTGATAGCTGTTGTTCTGGCATTCATTAAGAAAATAATGAGAATAAGTACAACCAGCAACGTACCGTCTCTAAGCGCATCTTTAACATTATCTAAACCTGCGCTAATAAATTTTTCTTGTCTAAAAAGATCTGAATGCAATTCAACACCTTTTGGGAGACTAATTGATAACGATTCAAATGTTGTGTTTATGGCATCTGTAACATTTATTGTTTGTGCGTCGGGTTGTCTAATAACTCGCAAAATAACGCCTGGTTTGCCATCGATGCCACCGCTACCACGGATAGGGCTAGCGCCTTCAATTACAGAGGCAATATCTCCAATACGAATAGGTCTTGATCCTGTCATACTGCGGCCAATAGCTACTTCTTGTAAATTTGAAATTTCAGTAGGAGCAGTAAGAATGCGTATGGAATATTCTTTTTCGTCTTGCGTAACTAAACCGCCACTTCTGTTTGTTAAAGTATTTTCTATGCTTTTGCGAATATCGTCGAACATTATTTCATAACGCCGCATACGTTCGGCGTTAATATTTATTTGCCATTCGCGAACATCTCCACCCATAACAAGCACGCTGGCTATACCTGGTGTTTTTTGAAGCGCTGGACGAATTGTCCAATCCGCAAGTGTTCGAAGTTCCATTGGGGTTATATTTGAATCAGAAGAATTGATTCCTACCCACATTATTTCTCCTAAAAGAGAAGTCGATGGACCAAGTATAGGTTTTACGCCTTGCGGTAACACAGCTTGTGTTAAGCGTTCTTGCACTATTTGTCTGTTACGCAAAATATCGCTTCCCCAAGCAAATTCAATATTAACAGTCGCTTGAGAATACGATGCATTCCCTGTTAATCTCTCAATGCCCGGAGCGCCAGCTATAACTGATTCAATCGGGTTAAGGACCAACTTTTCTATTTCTTCCGAAGCCATGCCAGGGTTTTCTGCAAAAATTGTAACTGTAGGTTTATTTATATCTGGAAGAATATCTACTTTCATTGTGGCGACACTCCAAATACCTATTACTGTCATAAATCCAGCAATAAGAAGCACAAAAATTTTATTGCCTAACGACCATGAAATTATTTTATTAAACATATTTTTATTTATTACATTTCCATTCCGCCCATTGATTCTTCTTTGTCTTTTTTATTAGAAGGATCCATATTGCTCTCTTTGGGCAATATGTCTTCGAGCAACATATCTTCTTTAATATCGGGTGTTGGGTTTATTAGATAGTGATCACTATTTTTAATTCCGCTATATATCTCTACCGATGCACCCAGAGTACGGCCAATAGTTATCTTTTTAATGAATATCCTGCCTCCTTCAGATACCCCCAACATATAAGGCAGGCCTGCTTCATTCCACAAAATTGAGGAAAGCTTAATAATAGGAGTACTTGAATTTTCTGGAGCAATAACGCGCACCGAGGCTCCGGCTGGCCAATTAACTTTATCGATAAGGACGGCATCAGCCATATATGAACCTGATTCGTTAAGGGTAGTACCAACGCCAAGTATTTTGGCTTTATATACATCTCTTGGAAATCCAGGGCGAACGACTGAAATTTCATCTCCCTTTTTAGGTTTAACAATATTGTTTGGAATATTCATTCTTACAATAAGATTGCTATCATTGAACCCAGAAATAACGGCAATCGGCATGGTAGGGTCAACAAGATCGCCAACTTTTCTATAAATTGCCGATACAGTACCTGCCCGCGGAGATATAATGTATGATCCGCCGTTAATTTCTCTGGCCACTGTGTTGTACGCTACCTCTGCCGCATCTGCTTCTGCATGCGCCATTAGCCTCTCTTTTTCAATCGCCGACCCTCCTTCATTCACCATAATTTTATATTCAGTTTCTTTGTCATCTAGTTCGGCTTGAGTCATTCTGTAATCGGAAAGCGTATCTAAAAATTCTTTTCCATCTTCAATAGCAGATAGTTTAAATTCGTTTACAGCTGAATCTCCTGCAAAATTTCCAGAATTATTTGCAAGCTGTACTACAAGTGAAAAATAATTTTCCGCATCTTCTATGGGTAAATCGGTAGAATTTTTTAATTTATCGGCTAATTTAAGAAGTGCAGTTTCATAAGCGCTTTGGATATTTGGGCTATAAATTCCATATTGTGGATTTAGTCCACCAAAACGGAGATATCGCCAATCGGTAAAATTGGTTAAAACACTAACATGATTTGAAAGTGTTCTTTCTATAAAAGATCGGACAGTGTTTTTTTTAGATACTACTTTTTTACGCATACCATCAAGCGCCATAAAAGAAAGATCAGAACTTGAAGTATTGTTGCCGCTAAGAGCATTTTTTAAGGCATCAAGACGTTTTTTCTCTTTGGATGAAAATTCATCGGCTATACTTGCTTGCGCCTTAGATCGATTAGCCGCTTCGGCTTGTTCAGCCAGCATTTTAATCAGCTCGGGCGTGGCTGGCGCAGCAGATATTTTTCCTAAGATTTTTCCAACTGAAACAGTATCTCCAATACGTACTTTCCAATCAATAATTACACCTTCCCGTTGGGGTTGTATTTGTGATACTTCCGAAGAAATAATTTCTCCAGGCCAAGAATTATTTAATTTATTGTTATCATCTGTCCCCACTATTCCAACAATAGAGGTATCATTTAAAGGGTTATATGGAGTGGTTGTTTCTGTACTGTCTGCCTTAGTTACTTCTGCTTTGTTTACAAGGGGAAAAAGCATAAAAATAGTTACGATAATAGATAAGACCAAAACCGATAATAACGTAAGTGTGGGTGGATGGCGTTGTTTTATTTTCTGTGTAATATTTTTTAATTTTTCTTTCATTTGTTTATGTGATTTTTTAATTTTTTAACAAAAAAATCCTTGCACTATACAAGGATTTTCCGACATAAAAACATAACTAAAACGATGTTATTATGTCGGTTTTATAAAGTTTGGACTTACTTCAAACAAAGATAGCCAACTTCTGATTTTGGGTTCACCTATATATAAGTTACTCCAGTACTTCCATTTTGAATAACTTAATATATTAAGTTGGAAAAAAGATAATGCTATTAAACTTAATGTCGAAAATAGAAAAATGATTAAAGATAGAGTACTTAAAATGGTAGTTGCTAATACTAATTCTTTAGCATGGAAAATATGAGACGTAAACTTATCATGGCTTGATGCCATATTATCCATAGAAAAAACTGAGAAAAATGCGCAAAACAAAACCGCACCTATTACGGTGAGAATTGAAAAAACAATAGAAGCTTGTTTAAAAGTGTTTTTCATCAATAAATCTATTTAACTTATTTAATAAGGATATACCCTATAGGGGTATCAAGTCAAGAAGTGGGTATTTGCTTAAAAATATGATCTACAGAAGATTGGGTATATAAAAAAGACTCCCTTTTATAGGAAAGGTATAAACTGAGCCAAGGTCGCTTCAACAAATGGATTGGGATATCTTTTGAAACAACTCGCCAAACAAGCTCTCCTGCACGCCAATTTCGCTCATAGCAATTCCTCCAGTTTAGGGTTTTAAAGAACTTTTGATTGAATTTACTGCCTTATTTTGCTATTATACTCTCATATTGCGGGATCGTCTAATGGTAGGACACCTCCCTTTGAAGGAGGGTATCTTGGTTCGAATCCAGGTCCCGCAGCCACCGTGCACGAACAGAGGTGAGAGCCTTTGTTTTTATATTGATTTCTTAATTTTTCTGGCTAAATTAAACAGTTTGTAAAATAAAGGTTTTATAATTATGTCTACATTGCCGATGTATTCAAATTCTTCACCTTTAAAACGCCTTTTAAACGTAGTTAGCGAAGCCCACAGCTTTTCATCTATACCGCCCAGATCGTAATACTTAAAACCCATTTTTTTAGATTCCTTAATGCCGTACCAATGCAAATACGTAGTTATTTTTGAAGGAAGTTCTAAAGTTGCCGAAGCGCCAAACAAATAAGTTGCCGTTCCGCCAAAAAATAAAACCATATTTATGGCTCCCACCCTACCCTCGTGTTTACCCACAAAAAAACAAATTGATAGATCATTCTTTTTGGCTTTTTTAACACTAAGCGCAATTTTTTGTATAGTTTCAAAATAACTCATATCAGGAAAAATATGCTTGCTGTTGTTTCTGTAGCTTGTATCTTTAGCTAAATTAAAAAACTGGTTTAATTCCTCTGTATTTAAAGATTCTTTTGTTTCTACGGTTACGTTCTTTCTTTCGGCTTTTCTAACGTTAGCCCTATTAGAGGGATGGAATTCGGTTAAAATCTCTTCTTCGGTTTTATTTAAGTTAATAGCCAAATTGCGGCGAGGCTGAATATAGTATTCTGGAAAAGAAACTGCTAGACCCTTTATTTTAAATCTCTCCTTTATGGGCGGTTCGAATCTTACAAAAATAAATTGCGGGAAATTTTCTTTAACCCACACCTGTAAAGATTTAAAAAGGTCGCCTATTTTTTCGTTTGTATTAAAAAAATTTAAATCAAGCGCTGGACCGCGCGGAATATAACCATAAGATTGTTTTAAGGGTAAATTGCAATAAATCAAAGTAAAAAAACCAACAATATTTTCACCCGAAGTTATTTTAAAACGCTCGGTTTTTCGCCCCAGTGCGGTTTGAAAGCTACCCCACTCCCACGAAAGCATAAAACTACCTATGGGGGGGTAATTTTTTATAACAAAACTATTCCAAATTTCTTTTTCGTCGTCAGTTATAGGTTTAATTTTAATTTCGCTATTTAACATTATTCAAAAAAATGGTATTACCTATTTTAATATTGTTCTTTTTGCTAAACCCTGCGTTAACTTCTAAAATATAGTTGGCTTTTTTAATGGGCAAGTAAAATTTTGGGTTCGCCGGATCAAACTTATTAGAAACATTGTGGCTAATATCTACTATTTGATTGTTGTTTATCCAAATAATATCTATAGGGAAATACATATCTGGCATCCAAAAGTTATAATAATCGGCCTTAGAGAATATAAACAACATTCCGTTTGATGCATCCAGACTAGTACGCCCCGACAAACCCTTTTGAACTTCGGCTGGAGTTTCGACAATTTCTACAGAAATTTTTGTATCATTTATTTGAACATAAGGGACACTTTGCTTAATTGTATTTTTAACTGTGGCCGTAAGATTTGTATTAACTATGTTAAACACTGGATGTTTAACATTTTGCACCCAAAAGACCGCGGACCCTAGAAAAATTAAGCCACTTAAAATATATTTTCGCATAAATATTTCTTTTGCATTATAGCATCAAATCTGGATTTTTTAATAGAAAAGGGCTAATCTGAAACCAAAGTCTATGGAACCCCTAGCTTCTAAAATCCGCCCAAAAAACCTAGATGATTTTGTTGGGCAAGAACATTTGGTTGGTTTGGGCAAGCCGATACGGGTTGCTATAGAAAAAAAGCATTTGTTCTCGTTTATTTTATGGGGAACCCCTGGAGTTGGCAAAACCACGCTCGCTAAAATTTATGCCAATGCCTTAGATGCTAAATTTTACGAACTTTCGGCCGTTTCGGCCGGCAAAGATGATATTAAAAAAATTCTCAGTGAAGAAAATGGCCAACGTCGAAGGTCTGCCATTATGCAGGCTAAAGTTTTATTTCTTGATGAAATACACCGCTTTAACAAAGCCCAGCAAGATTTTTTATTGCCCTATGTGGAGTCGGGTCAGTTGACGCTGATAGGCGCCACCACCGAAAACCCAAGTTTTGAGATTATATCTCCCCTGCTCTCGCGTCTGCGAGTTTTTATTTTAAACGAATTTTCTAATGCAGAAATGGAAAAAATAATTAATCGCACCGGTTTAAAATTAAATAGCGAAGCCAAAGAATGGTTAATTGCCATGGCTAACGGTGACGCAAGGCAAGCTATTGGCCTTTTGGAAAATACCAATAAGCTTTACCATAAAATCACGCTAGAAAATTTAAAAAATGCCTTGCAATCTAAATTTTTACGCTACGACAAAAAGGGCGAAGAACACTACAACACCATAAGCGCCTTTATAAAAAGCATGCGAGCGAGCCAACCCGATGCCGCCATCTATTATCTAGCC
This genomic stretch from bacterium harbors:
- a CDS encoding aminoacetone oxidase family FAD-binding enzyme, coding for MKSNEPIDVVVIGGGPAGMMAAGRAAEKDKSVLLLEKNQTLGKKLLITGGGRCNVTNNKPNIREILAKYKESDKFLFSAFSQFGVTETIVFFGKKGMQMKEENEGRMFPVSNKAETVLNVLVKYIKNAGVKVKTNSAVTKISFDQNLKQFSITLADKSIIHAHKCIVATGGTSRPETGSTGEGFKWLKDLGHTVKENDVALVPITLKDEWVKRLAGVTLDNVKMTVYKGIEKCFAKEGKLLFTHVGISGPTVLNMSSEVGELLNTGEGADYAEKADVTIKLDLFPNLDQSALKQKLQTILTEQSNKKIKNTLSMLVKPAMVEPILMLSVIDGETFNHSVKTAERKTLVSLLKAVILNVDGLLGKDKAAVSSGGVILSEVDFKTMQSRILPQLYLVGDVLNINRPSGGYSLQLCWTTGYVAGNSC
- a CDS encoding ATP-binding cassette domain-containing protein, encoding MARDEVILRFDEVSFEHSYGKRLLDEATFSVRRGAKITLMGQNGAGKSTIFGLITGTYKAESGSVIISPNLSIAIARQVISRNELDLTVTEFFAKAFPKKVYDIDPKIDAVLEAVNLTAKHDKVIKTFSGGQQARLLLAFALIQNPDLLLLDEPTNNLDKQGIEHLTKFLIEYQKTCIVISHDADFLNSFTEGVLYLDLHTQKLEWYVGNYNDALKDITARIEKENRKNAQLAKQIQENKDKSNFFANKGGQLRLLAKRMREKAAEMEDEMVDVRKEDKTIRPFTIPNQTDFVGEALAITSLGIIINHKVVEKKVEISLKKKTHLLLKGPNGIGKSTLLECLASGKAKGAKIASGVKVGYYRQDFSTLNFNDTVYESLSAVTTHETSQEELRSIAAGFLITREHMHSKIGTLSEGQKGLVAFARLVLERPGLLILDEPTNHINFRHLPIIAKALNDYEGAMVLVSHVPEFVAQIRIDEVLDLER
- a CDS encoding efflux RND transporter permease subunit, which produces MFNKIISWSLGNKIFVLLIAGFMTVIGIWSVATMKVDILPDINKPTVTIFAENPGMASEEIEKLVLNPIESVIAGAPGIERLTGNASYSQATVNIEFAWGSDILRNRQIVQERLTQAVLPQGVKPILGPSTSLLGEIMWVGINSSDSNITPMELRTLADWTIRPALQKTPGIASVLVMGGDVREWQININAERMRRYEIMFDDIRKSIENTLTNRSGGLVTQDEKEYSIRILTAPTEISNLQEVAIGRSMTGSRPIRIGDIASVIEGASPIRGSGGIDGKPGVILRVIRQPDAQTINVTDAINTTFESLSISLPKGVELHSDLFRQEKFISAGLDNVKDALRDGTLLVVLILIIFLMNARTTAITLTAIPLSILATAIVFKYFGFSVNVMTLGGIAVAVGELVDDAIVDVENIFHRLRVWVSGGKKENREDIVLQASQEVRNSIVYATILVAVVFFPIFLMPGIEGRLIIALGSAYLVSLVASMVVSLTVTPVLSALLLNDKALAGHEKETKIVQKIKERITPWIYWCIKNVKSMGGAIIIVLLLTVGMYFFAGKEGIPPFNEGSMVAMIFLPPGTALSTTNEYVTKLENALLKVEGIRQVSHIAGRAPADPHGGSANSSELQIAIKTGSEKEYKRIFSNVQAILDKFGSADFSLGQPITHRVEMLISGVRAPIVVKVFGDDPANMERAAKQVVAELKKQKGISNARIQQNTVVPEFRIYVDQNRLAEYGLSPGSVASDIEMGLMGDKLGQVRLGAASVNVVSYFDAESKGSMESIRDLSLPFKGAESLGSIGDVRIEGGRNSLDHEGGKRVLVVSANYQGSDVVGAVDKAKTAIESQKLPVGTTLSFEGNYKSQKESSQRLALVFIVGIIMIFGVLYHAFRSIPIALLIMTNIPTVLIGGMVGIWLTGGSVNLAHMVGFISLAGIVSRNGIMLIGRSLTLVQKEGLPFAPETIVKATLDRVVPVLMTSLVTALALVPILISGHDPGKEMLHPLAVVIFGGLVSSTIISLFLTPALFYRFGKKAATQQYKRYESSGF
- a CDS encoding HlyD family efflux transporter periplasmic adaptor subunit; the encoded protein is MKEKLKNITQKIKQRHPPTLTLLSVLVLSIIVTIFMLFPLVNKAEVTKADSTETTTPYNPLNDTSIVGIVGTDDNNKLNNSWPGEIISSEVSQIQPQREGVIIDWKVRIGDTVSVGKILGKISAAPATPELIKMLAEQAEAANRSKAQASIADEFSSKEKKRLDALKNALSGNNTSSSDLSFMALDGMRKKVVSKKNTVRSFIERTLSNHVSVLTNFTDWRYLRFGGLNPQYGIYSPNIQSAYETALLKLADKLKNSTDLPIEDAENYFSLVVQLANNSGNFAGDSAVNEFKLSAIEDGKEFLDTLSDYRMTQAELDDKETEYKIMVNEGGSAIEKERLMAHAEADAAEVAYNTVAREINGGSYIISPRAGTVSAIYRKVGDLVDPTMPIAVISGFNDSNLIVRMNIPNNIVKPKKGDEISVVRPGFPRDVYKAKILGVGTTLNESGSYMADAVLIDKVNWPAGASVRVIAPENSSTPIIKLSSILWNEAGLPYMLGVSEGGRIFIKKITIGRTLGASVEIYSGIKNSDHYLINPTPDIKEDMLLEDILPKESNMDPSNKKDKEESMGGMEM
- a CDS encoding peptidoglycan bridge formation glycyltransferase FemA/FemB family protein, whose protein sequence is MLNSEIKIKPITDDEKEIWNSFVIKNYPPIGSFMLSWEWGSFQTALGRKTERFKITSGENIVGFFTLIYCNLPLKQSYGYIPRGPALDLNFFNTNEKIGDLFKSLQVWVKENFPQFIFVRFEPPIKERFKIKGLAVSFPEYYIQPRRNLAINLNKTEEEILTEFHPSNRANVRKAERKNVTVETKESLNTEELNQFFNLAKDTSYRNNSKHIFPDMSYFETIQKIALSVKKAKKNDLSICFFVGKHEGRVGAINMVLFFGGTATYLFGASATLELPSKITTYLHWYGIKESKKMGFKYYDLGGIDEKLWASLTTFKRRFKGEEFEYIGNVDIIIKPLFYKLFNLARKIKKSI
- a CDS encoding DUF192 domain-containing protein; this encodes MQNVKHPVFNIVNTNLTATVKNTIKQSVPYVQINDTKISVEIVETPAEVQKGLSGRTSLDASNGMLFIFSKADYYNFWMPDMYFPIDIIWINNNQIVDISHNVSNKFDPANPKFYLPIKKANYILEVNAGFSKKNNIKIGNTIFLNNVK
- a CDS encoding replication-associated recombination protein A is translated as MEPLASKIRPKNLDDFVGQEHLVGLGKPIRVAIEKKHLFSFILWGTPGVGKTTLAKIYANALDAKFYELSAVSAGKDDIKKILSEENGQRRRSAIMQAKVLFLDEIHRFNKAQQDFLLPYVESGQLTLIGATTENPSFEIISPLLSRLRVFILNEFSNAEMEKIINRTGLKLNSEAKEWLIAMANGDARQAIGLLENTNKLYHKITLENLKNALQSKFLRYDKKGEEHYNTISAFIKSMRASQPDAAIYYLARMIDSGEDPKFIARRMVVFASEDIGLAQPTALVVANDVFRACETIGLPECGINLAHGVVYLAQCKKDRRAYDAYKEAMSDVKKLGNLPIPLKIRNAPTKLMKELGYGKGYEKYTKEDLLPEKLKSRKYLE